The Mercurialis annua linkage group LG2, ddMerAnnu1.2, whole genome shotgun sequence genome contains a region encoding:
- the LOC126666603 gene encoding uncharacterized protein LOC126666603: MADRFYLPKCRCGDLSILRTSWTEANPGRRFFGCNRYENGGRCDFFQWFDPPMPYKIVGLLHKDDTCCEHKSKEEKTKKLSWMQMLFVLLIGIVVGRLSSAAGCNAN, encoded by the exons ATGGCTGACAGATTCTATCTTCCCAAATGTAGATGCGGCGACCTCTCAATTTTGCGAACGTCTTGGACCGAAGCAAACCCAGGTAGAAGATTTTTTGGTTGCAACAGATACGAG AATGGAGGGCGTTGTGATTTCTTCCAGTGGTTTGATCCTCCAATGCCATATAAAATTGTGGGGTTGCTGCACAAAGATGATACCTGTTGTGAGCACAAGAGCAAGGAAGAGAAGACTAAGAAGCTTTCATGGATGCAAATGTTGTTTGTGCTGCTAATTGGAATTGTTGTTGGCAGACTGAGCTCTGCAGCCGGTTGTAATGCAAACTAG
- the LOC126669850 gene encoding uncharacterized protein LOC126669850 isoform X2 has protein sequence MTDLQDKNNAHMDADVAKDGDSVSVLNFVEVQSNAGDKTFNKDDNAAEKPFDKDVSGPALTDSAAEKLFDKDDSGPALTDIEDLSMGANLDSEENEQEKEEEDASDKNEKDDHDDKDDKDDGDAGGNAGCNTGGKADDGGAIERGR, from the exons ATGACTGATCTTCAG GATAAAAACAATGCTCATATGGATGCTGATGTAGCTAAAGATGGTGATTCTGTTTCTGTTTTGAACTTTGTTGAG GTTCAAAGTAATGCGGGTGATAAGACATTCAATAAGGATGATAATGCAGCTGAAAAGCCGTTCGATAAGGATGTTTCCGGACCTGCTTTGACTGATAGCGCAGCTGAAAAACTGTTCGACAAGGACGATTCTGGTCCCGCTTTGACTGATATTGAG GACTTGTCGATGGGTGCTAATTTGGACTCTGAGGAGAATGAacaagagaaagaagaagaagatgccagtgataaaaatgagaaagatGACCATGATGATAAGGATGACAAGGATGATGGTGATGCTGGTGGTAATGCTGGTTGTAATACTGGTGGTAAGGCTGATGATGGTGGTGCTATTGAAAGAGGAAGATGA
- the LOC126669850 gene encoding uncharacterized protein LOC126669850 isoform X1 has protein sequence MTDLQDKNNAHMDADVAKDGDSVSVLNFVEVQSNAGDKTFNKDDNAAEKPFDKDVSGPALTDSAAEKLFDKDDSGPALTDIESDGIVKDLSMGANLDSEENEQEKEEEDASDKNEKDDHDDKDDKDDGDAGGNAGCNTGGKADDGGAIERGR, from the exons ATGACTGATCTTCAG GATAAAAACAATGCTCATATGGATGCTGATGTAGCTAAAGATGGTGATTCTGTTTCTGTTTTGAACTTTGTTGAG GTTCAAAGTAATGCGGGTGATAAGACATTCAATAAGGATGATAATGCAGCTGAAAAGCCGTTCGATAAGGATGTTTCCGGACCTGCTTTGACTGATAGCGCAGCTGAAAAACTGTTCGACAAGGACGATTCTGGTCCCGCTTTGACTGATATTGAG AGCGATGGCATTGTGAAGGACTTGTCGATGGGTGCTAATTTGGACTCTGAGGAGAATGAacaagagaaagaagaagaagatgccagtgataaaaatgagaaagatGACCATGATGATAAGGATGACAAGGATGATGGTGATGCTGGTGGTAATGCTGGTTGTAATACTGGTGGTAAGGCTGATGATGGTGGTGCTATTGAAAGAGGAAGATGA
- the LOC126669818 gene encoding uncharacterized protein LOC126669818 yields the protein MARNYNQSYFDYFSYFSMPFHLFLFIIILILTLTFSWYINYESKFEDLMNQVKLVFMLSPLVLLLLVHFLSNGFLVVPFPEQDSVHRAGGSPWGVAFLLVFLLFMISHQSSFHERWFPLGTK from the coding sequence ATGGCTAGAAACTACAACCAATCTTACTTTGATTATTTCTCTTATTTCTCAATGCCATTTcatttatttcttttcattatCATACTCATTTTAACATTGACCTTTTCATGGTACATAAATTATGAGTCCAAATTTGAAGATTTGATGAACCAAGTGAAACTGGTTTTCATGCTTTCTCCTCTTGTATTATTACTTCTTGTTCATTTCTTGTCGAATGGGTTTCTCGTCGTACCGTTTCCGGAGCAAGATTCAGTTCATAGAGCAGGAGGTTCTCCATGGGGAGTTGCTTTTTTGCTTGTGTTTCTTCTGTTCATGATATCGCATCAATCTTCTTTTCATGAACGTTGGTTTCCTCTTGGTACTAAATAG
- the LOC126668506 gene encoding uncharacterized protein LOC126668506, whose product MSSLPHHLNPNLNPSQNPFPLLNHASTLPNPTRSVKPSKSAVPVTIYFENFPQFWKYSDLQRAFAKYGVYGKVITARKLNKASRRFGFLTIDPTFHVNDVLSRMNTVWIGTYHIRAFISRYPFAPRVLNEKPVFAPALQDKKQIPKPVPSSFRDRRSFAQVLNPNLIIASPKHKRFQNSVIAGVSSLPNLLHACSYLRKRGITFLSSSFLGGKFILFNFNSSIEKDNFLKIDFSDFFESVIPWNSDFITHERYVWVKILGVPMAVWDEDIFCRIGNQLGSFITVHPFVNSMERMDAAYVLISTGYDRMDANLIIKVGEIMHEIFILETDSPVLMTDYSECSTSDDGSDSGESSSKSESLGHHSPPLSPSADFDLATEHSTPDWQKQPISDHDSHNSPPKSSFVPESAEIDYPALNHPSITQRRKQKVIAATGSLKSLDLTFTADTSSLKSEHIRLRNNNFLEDFEKEKMNERSMAELEKTWNIGLNTGFITVLMPSSFKCISWNCRGGLSSSRKQRIVRSMVRKNSLTFLCLIESKKESIDDFLINRLWPSLDFEYCFSPSSGASGGIICIWNKNLLSPMVVSKTKNWITLDFLWNSIPFRGIFVYASCCAIERAALWNLIKQDLATERNCFIIGDFNEILLPSDRLHCSSFSSSMRLFSEFINDSNLIESPLQGRLFTWENSVSKSKLDRCFITNGVVDIWPNSYLSALPRNFSDHVPLLFRSQVNIDWGPKPFKSINAWWEHKDFKMFVSDSWTSTSDQLNFVSKLRSLRALIKNWNLTVFGNLNHKLDSTLQAIHSLESSRDFQDLSDSDKEVLSSLHSDSYRFSKQLESLWHQKSRVNWTLLGDRNTKFFHSIASIHSRTNLMSEISVDGNLYDSPIDIKQQVTLFFKKLYKRNLTVPFSLDSLEVKKISAAQSMALTDSFSEEEILSTLMNCEDNKAPGPDGFNFFFYKRAWHIMKYDFLQLFSTFHSTGTFPPGINTAFLVLIPKIKGATNLTDFRPISLINGVFKLLSKVLANRMSLVLPHIISENQFGFIKGRNIHDCHMIASEILHIAARRKEKLFLLKLDFKKAFDSISWDFILKMLNRMGFDDTWKKWISYFFDTSQLSVLVNGSPSTNFLMGKGVRQGDPLSPMLFVLAVEGLKALISQAVNNHLLDGIRIDGYREPISILQFADDTLLFIPQDLDMIRNLLRILRCFELVSGLSINYQKSSILGINVDDETLAAASSILNCPTDTFPITYLGLPLSPKSIRANLWQPLVSKFSDQLALWKGNLLSPAGRLILIRSVLNSFPVYFMGSFAIPQAVIAVLDRCMKRFLWHGNVEGNGICKVSWESVCLPFEKGGLNLIPFKLKNQSLLCKWMWKLRSDNTSLWFFVVTTSCSISSWHELQLCNIQHLSHQWKVIHRSCIANSHLWTLFNQHVSVSMGNGKSVRFWSDNWSGESPLAARYEKLFSLSLNQSDTVHHLLSDSASDFGNSHQHFRTQFRWRRQLRIGEQEQLSSLLQETNQLLPLNSNSDTVLWRGKQFRTRDVSVLLQQSTPPCSSFMRGKLHSFAFWHWNLPPRIKFFCWLVIRDRVLSKASLVSRGIIPINLIGCTVCNISETTFHILCHCSYAWKFWSCILAKCDIVWVSPAKIDSFFELWISFCHSSHKDLWRLIWFMGIWELWKARNNRVFNDKVIPHEVLVYSCICKAVQFFSAFHPSFPYSGNDVFRCLDNFVIPL is encoded by the exons ATGTCTTCCCTTCCCCACCATCTAAACCCTAACCTAAACCCTAGCCAAAATCCTTTTCCTCTTCTTAACCATGCTAGTACGCTACCAAATCCTACCCGTTCCGTTAAACCTTCAAAATCAGCAGTCCCGGTTACGATTTACTTCGAGAATTTCCCTCAATTTTGGAAATATTCAGACCTACAGAGAGCCTTTGCTAAATACGGTGTTTATGGCAAGGTAATTACAGCTAGGAAGTTAAACAAGGCCAGCAGGAGATTTGGATTTCTGACAATTGATCCAACTTTCCATGTGAATGATGTTCTTTCAAGGATGAATACGGTTTGGATAGGCACTTATCACATTAGGGCATTCATATCACGTTACCCTTTTGCACCTAGGGTTTTGAATGAGAAACCTGTGTTTGCCCCTGCACTGCAAGATAAGAAACAGATCCCTAAGCCTGTTCCATCTTCATTCCGAGACAGAAGGTCCTTTGCGCAGGTTCTGAACCCAAATCTTATTATTGCTTCACCCAAGCATAAGAGATTTCAGAATTCTGTAATTGCAGGAGTGTCATCACTACCTAATCTTCTTCATGCATGCAGCTACCTACGTAAAAGAGGTATTACTTTTCTCTCTTCATCCTTCTTGGGAGGAAAATTCatccttttcaattttaattcttCAATTGAAAAGgacaattttttgaaaattgattTCTCGGATTTCTTTGAATCGGTTATTCCATGGAATTCTGATTTTATTACGCATGAAAGATATGTTTGGGTTAAGATTTTAGGGGTTCCAATGGCTGTTTGGGATGAGGATATTTTTTGCCGAATTGGTAATCAATTGGGAAGCTTCATAACAGTTCACCCTTTTGTTAACTCAATGGAGAGGATGGACGCTGCGTACGTGCTTATCTCCACAGGATATGATAGGATGGATGCAAATCTTATTATTAAAGTGGGAGAGATTATGCATGAGATTTTCATATTGGAAACTGATTCCCCAGTTCTTATGACAGATTATAGTGAATGTTCTACATCCGATGATGGATCGGATTCTGGAGAATCCAGCTCTAAGAGTGAGAGCTTGGGCCACCATTCCCCGCCTCTTTCTCCAAGTGCAGATTTTGATTTGGCAACAGAACACTCGACCCCAGACTGGCAGAAGCAACCTATTAGTGATCATGACTCTCATAACTCTCCACCAAAATCATCTTTCGTTCCTGAATCTGCAGAAATTGATTACCCAGCTCTCAATCATCCTAGCATTACTCAACGCAGGAAGCAAAAAGTGATAGCTGCTACTGGAAGTCTAAAATCTTTAGACTTAACTTTTACAGCTGATACTTCATCCCTCAAAAGTGAACATATCAGGCTCCGAAACAACAATTTTCTAgaagattttgaaaaagaaaaaatgaatgAGAGATCAATGGCAGAATTGGAGAAAACATGGAATATTGGACTCAATACGG GGTTTATTACAGTTTTGATGCCTAGCTCTTTTAAATGTATCTCCTGGAATTGCCGTGGAGGTTTATCCTCCTCTAGAAAACAACGTATTGTTCGTTCTATGGTGAGAAAAAattctttaacttttctttGCCTTATTGAGTCCAAAAAGGAAAGTATAGACGATTTTCTTATTAATAGATTATGGCCGTCTTTGGATTTTGAATATTGTTTTTCTCCGTCCTCGGGTGCATCTGGTGGTATTATTTGTATCTGGAACAAGAATTTACTTTCTCCTATGGTAGTTTCAAAGACCAAAAACTGGATTACTTTAGATTTCTTGTGGAATTCTATTCCCTTTAGAGGGATTTTTGTTTATGCTAGTTGTTGTGCTATTGAGAGGGCTGCTCTATGGAATTTAATTAAACAAGATCTTGCGACAGAAAGAAATTGTTTTATCATAGGAGATTTTAACGAGATTTTGCTGCCCTCGGATCGCCTTCATTGCAGctccttttcttcttctatgAGATTGTTTTCTGAGTTCATAAATGATTCTAACCTTATAGAGTCTCCTCTTCAAGGAAGATTATTTACCTGGGAGAATTCAGTTTCTAAATCTAAGCTGGATAGATGCTTTATTACTAATGGTGTTGTTGATATTTGGCCGAACAGTTACCTATCTGCTTTGCCAAGAAATTTCTCGGATCATGTCCCGCTTCTCTTTCGTTCTCAAGTGAATATTGATTGGGGTCCAAAACCTTTTAAGTCGATTAATGCCTGGTGGGAACACAAAGACTTCAAAATGTTTGTTTCAGACTCTTGGACATCAACTTCGGATCAGCTGAACTTTGTGAGCAAGCTGCGTTCTCTTCGAGCTTTAATTAAAAACTGGAATCTGACTGTTTTTGGTAATCTCAATCACAAGCTTGACTCTACACTTCAAGCTATTCATTCGTTGGAATCTTCTCGGGACTTTCAGGACCTTTCAGACTCGGATAAGGAAGTTTTGTCTTCTCTCCATTCTGACAGCTACCGTTTTTCGAAACAACTTGAATCTCTTTGGCACCAAAAATCTAGAGTGAATTGGACTCTGCTCGGGGACAGAAACACGAAATTTTTTCACTCAATAGCTTCTATTCACTCTAGAACGAATCTGATGTCAGAAATATCAGTTGATGGTAACCTTTATGATTCGCCTATTGATATTAAACAGCAGGTGACGTTGTTTTTTAAGAAGCTATATAAAAGAAACTTGACTGTCCCGTTTTCTTTAGATAGCTTAGAGGTTAAAAAGATTTCAGCTGCTCAGTCTATGGCTTTAACAGATTCGTTTTCTGAAGAGGAAATTCTTAGTACTCTTATGAATTGCGAGGATAATAAAGCACCGGGTCCTgatggttttaattttttcttctaCAAGAGAGCTTGGCATATTATGAAATATGATTTCCTGCAGCTTTTCTCCACCTTCCATTCCACTGGAACTTTTCCCCCAGGTATCAATACTGCTTTCCTTGTGTTGATTCCTAAAATCAAAGGTGCTACTAATCTCACGGATTTCAGGCCTATTAGCTTGATCAATGGAGTTTTTAAACTTCTTTCTAAGGTTTTAGCAAACCGCATGTCTTTGGTTCTCCCTCATATCATTTCAGAGAATCAATTTGGCTTTATTAAGGGCCGAAATATTCATGATTGCCATATGATTGCCTCTGAAATTCTCCACATTGCTGCTAGGCGAAAAGAGAAACTTTTTCTTCTTAAGCTTGATTTTAAAAAAGCTTTTGATAGTATCTCATGGGATTTCATTCTGAAAATGTTGAATAGAATGGGTTTTGACGACACTTGGAAGAAATGGAtatcttatttttttgataCGTCGCAGCTTTCGGTTCTTGTTAATGGGAGTCCGTCGACGAATTTTTTGATGGGTAAAGGCGTTAGACAGGGTGATCCTTTATCTCCCATGTTATTTGTCCTTGCAGTTGAGGGTCTCAAAGCATTGATTAGCCAAGCTGTTAATAATCATCTTTTGGATGGCATTAGAATAGATGGTTATCGAGAGCCTATTTCTATCCTTCAATTTGCAGACGATACGCTTCTTTTCATTCCTCAGGATTTGGATATGATTAGAAATTTATTGCGGATTCTTCGTTGTTTCGAGTTGGTTTCTGGGTTATCGATTAATTATCAGAAAAGTTCAATTTTGGGTATTAATGTGGATGACGAAACATTGGCAGCAGCTTCTTCAATTCTGAATTGCCCAACAGATACTTTTCCTATTACTTATCTTGGCCTACCTCTTTCTCCTAAATCCATTCGTGCAAATCTTTGGCAGCCATTGGTTTCTAAATTTTCGGACCAACTTGCTCTTTGGAAGGGCAATTTACTCTCGCCTGCAGGAAGACTTATTCTAATAAGGTCTGTTCTTAATAGCTTTCCCGTTTATTTTATGGGATCCTTCGCTATCCCTCAAGCAGTTATAGCGGTTCTGGATAGGTGTATGAAACGATTCCTTTGGCATGGCAATGTGGAGGGTAACGGTATCTGCAAGGTTTCTTGGGAAAGTGTTTGTCTCCCTTTTGAAAAGGGGGGTCTTAATTTGATtcctttcaaattaaaaaatcaaagccTTTTATGCAAATGGATGTGGAAACTTAGATCAGATAACACTTCGTTGTGGTTTTTTGTGGTCACTACTAGCTGTTCAATTTCTTCTTGGCATGAACTTCAGTTATGCAACATTCAACATTTATCCCATCAATGGAAAGTGATTCACAGATCGTGTATTGCCAACTCTCATCTTTGGACTTTATTTAATCAGCACGTTTCGGTTAGTATGGGTAACGGGAAATCAGTAAGGTTTTGGAGCGATAATTGGTCGGGTGAATCTCCTCTTGCTGCTCGTTATGAGAAGCTTTTCTCCTTGTCCTTGAACCAATCAGATACAGTTCATCACTTGCTTTCAGATTCAGCTTCAGATTTTGGGAACTCACATCAGCATTTTCGAACTCAATTTCGTTGGAGAAGACAACTGCGAATTGGCGAGCAAGAACAGTTATCTTCGCTCCTTCAGGAAACCAATCAGCTGCTTCCTCTAAACAGCAACTCAGATACTGTCCTTTGGCGTGGTAAGCAGTTCAGAACGAGAGATGTCTCTGTCCTTCTTCAGCAGTCCACGCCTCCTTGTTCAAGTTTTATGCGAGGTAAACTTCATTCTTTTGCGTTCTGGCATTGGAACTTGCCTCCAAGAATAAAATTCTTCTGCTGGTTGGTTATCAGAGACAGGGTTCTCTCTAAGGCTTCTCTAGTCTCGCGAGGTATTATTCCCATTAATCTTATTGGCTGCACAGTTTGTAATATTTCAGAAACTACTTTTCATATTCTTTGCCACTGTTCCTATGCTTGGAAATTCTGGAGTTGTATTTTAGCAAAGTGTGATATTGTTTGGGTCTCTCCGGCTAAGATTGATAGCTTTTTTGAGTTGTGGATCTCTTTTTGTCATTCCTCTCACAAAGATTTATGGAGATTGATTTGGTTTATGGGCATTTGGGAATTATGGAAAGCTCGCAACAATAGGGTGTTCAACGATAAAGTGATTCCTCATGAAGTTTTGGTTTATTCTTGTATTTGCAAGGCAGTGCAGTTTTTTTCAGCTTTTCATCCGTCTTTCCCTTATTCGGGTAATGACGTTTTTAGATGTCTGGACAATTTTGTAATTCCCCTTTGA